In Corynebacterium afermentans subsp. afermentans, a genomic segment contains:
- the ribH gene encoding 6,7-dimethyl-8-ribityllumazine synthase: MASSGAPEDYSIQAEGMTIAVVYTRWNDKIVDLLRAGARDEARGLGVKVEEYAVAGALELPVVAQACAKRYDAVVALGCVIRGETAHFQYVCDSVTAGLTRVALDEQTPVGNGVLTVDDEDQAYERAGGEDAKEDKGAEAMRAAAGTAAELRKVRALPLKG; this comes from the coding sequence GTGGCATCGAGCGGAGCACCCGAGGACTATTCCATACAGGCGGAGGGCATGACCATCGCCGTGGTCTACACCCGCTGGAACGACAAGATCGTCGACCTGCTGCGCGCCGGCGCGCGGGATGAGGCCCGGGGGCTCGGCGTGAAGGTGGAGGAGTACGCCGTCGCAGGCGCCCTCGAGCTGCCGGTGGTGGCGCAGGCATGTGCCAAGCGTTACGACGCCGTGGTCGCCCTCGGCTGCGTCATCCGCGGCGAGACGGCCCACTTCCAGTACGTGTGCGACTCCGTGACCGCCGGACTGACCCGCGTGGCGCTGGACGAGCAGACCCCGGTCGGAAACGGCGTGCTCACCGTGGACGACGAGGACCAGGCCTACGAGCGCGCCGGCGGCGAGGACGCCAAGGAAGACAAGGGTGCCGAGGCCATGCGCGCCGCCGCCGGCACTGCCGCGGAGCTGCGCAAAGTTCGCGCTCTGCCGTTGAAGGGTTAA
- the rapZ gene encoding RNase adapter RapZ: MMPMPTTSSAQALPQENTASPMRPVIITGLSGGGLSTAAKVFEDKGFFVSQNLPPQLILELVDLAAADDSPVERLAVVSDIRAAKFNGALLGTIATIRERGHEPFVLFLEARDDVLIRRFDSVRRTHPLQGDGTLQSGIEHEREEMEDLRASADVIIDTSNLSVHDLRRAVEASVGELPVGRQHVTIESFGFKHGSPRDADIVLDVRFLPNPYWVEELREFRGVDQAVSDYVLNQDGARDYVDNFVDLLSSTLGGYRHEGKDFITVGIGCTGGHHRSVAVAEAVGKRLRQQGNVDVNVIHRDLERH; the protein is encoded by the coding sequence ATGATGCCTATGCCCACGACATCCTCCGCACAAGCATTGCCCCAGGAAAATACCGCGTCACCGATGCGGCCCGTGATCATCACGGGCCTATCCGGCGGTGGCTTGTCCACGGCAGCGAAGGTATTCGAGGACAAGGGCTTTTTCGTCTCCCAGAACCTACCGCCGCAGTTGATTTTGGAGCTGGTGGACTTGGCCGCCGCGGACGATTCCCCGGTGGAGCGGCTCGCGGTGGTTAGCGATATCCGCGCGGCGAAATTCAACGGCGCTCTGCTTGGCACCATCGCGACGATCCGGGAGCGCGGCCATGAGCCGTTCGTGCTGTTCTTGGAGGCTCGAGATGACGTGCTCATCCGCCGCTTCGACTCGGTGCGCCGCACCCACCCTTTGCAGGGCGACGGCACCCTGCAGTCCGGTATCGAGCACGAGCGGGAGGAGATGGAGGACCTGCGCGCCTCCGCGGACGTCATCATCGACACATCCAACTTGTCGGTGCACGATCTGCGGCGCGCGGTGGAGGCATCCGTCGGCGAGCTGCCGGTGGGGCGCCAGCACGTCACCATCGAATCCTTCGGGTTCAAGCACGGCTCGCCGCGCGACGCTGATATTGTGCTTGACGTTCGTTTCCTGCCTAACCCGTACTGGGTGGAAGAGCTCCGGGAGTTCCGTGGCGTCGACCAGGCGGTATCCGACTATGTGCTCAACCAGGACGGTGCCCGCGACTACGTGGACAACTTCGTCGACCTGCTTTCCAGCACTCTGGGCGGCTACCGCCACGAGGGCAAGGATTTCATCACCGTCGGCATCGGCTGCACGGGCGGGCACCACCGCTCGGTGGCGGTGGCGGAGGCCGTCGGAAAGCGTTTGCGGCAGCAGGGCAATGTGGATGTCAACGTGATCCACCGCGATCTTGAGCGCCACTAA
- a CDS encoding RsmB/NOP family class I SAM-dependent RNA methyltransferase, which yields MSGGFRSRSAGRREDKPAHQRNRKQGRGAAQQPRKQSGGRQRYTVKGRPASIGDPAREAAFEVVLRVARDDAFANLTLPGILRERKITGRDAAFATELAYGTLRSLGVLDAVIAKNSSRELERIAPEVLAALRLGAYQLLYTRVGDHAAVDTSVRLVEAAGHEKAKGFANGVLRSIARAPADEWLRTLAPDSELGALAFTHAHPEWIARSFAEALGDKRNELEAALEADSARPVVHLVARPGEVSAEELALSTGSEQGKYSPYAVYLPEGDPGQLEPVREGLAAVQDEGSQIIARAVTEVPVEQDQGRWLDLCAGPGGKAALIGAIAAIDAAAVDAVEVSPHRAELISKTVRGLPVTVHTADGRDPKLEPGYDRVLVDAPCSGLGALRRRPEARWTKSEDDIAELTQLQEELLVSAVNLAKPGGVVVYSTCSPDVRETRGVVEKLLAKGGVEELDARQWAAGMEDVGEGPSVQMWPHRHGTDAMFFAVLRKS from the coding sequence GTGAGCGGAGGATTCAGGTCGCGCTCCGCGGGGCGGCGCGAAGACAAGCCGGCGCACCAGCGCAACCGGAAGCAGGGCCGCGGTGCAGCGCAGCAGCCGCGCAAGCAGAGCGGTGGGCGCCAGCGCTACACGGTGAAAGGACGTCCGGCCAGCATCGGCGACCCGGCGCGCGAGGCGGCCTTCGAGGTGGTGCTGCGCGTCGCCCGTGACGACGCCTTTGCCAACCTCACCCTGCCCGGCATCCTGCGCGAGCGGAAGATCACCGGCCGAGACGCCGCGTTCGCCACCGAGCTGGCCTACGGCACGTTGCGCAGCCTCGGGGTGCTCGACGCGGTGATCGCGAAGAACTCTTCGCGGGAGCTTGAACGGATCGCGCCCGAGGTGCTCGCCGCGCTTCGCCTGGGCGCTTACCAGCTGCTCTACACCCGCGTAGGCGATCACGCCGCGGTGGACACCTCGGTGCGGCTCGTCGAGGCCGCCGGCCACGAGAAGGCGAAGGGCTTCGCCAACGGTGTGCTGCGTTCCATTGCCCGCGCGCCCGCCGACGAGTGGCTGCGCACCCTCGCCCCGGACAGCGAGCTGGGCGCGCTGGCGTTCACCCACGCCCACCCGGAGTGGATCGCGCGGTCTTTCGCGGAGGCTCTCGGCGACAAGCGCAACGAGCTGGAAGCCGCGCTCGAGGCGGACTCGGCCCGCCCGGTCGTGCACCTAGTGGCGCGCCCGGGGGAGGTCTCCGCGGAAGAGCTGGCGCTTAGCACCGGCAGCGAGCAGGGCAAGTACTCGCCGTACGCGGTGTACCTGCCGGAGGGGGACCCAGGCCAACTCGAGCCGGTGCGCGAGGGCCTCGCCGCGGTGCAGGACGAGGGCTCGCAGATCATCGCGCGTGCTGTCACCGAGGTCCCTGTCGAGCAGGATCAAGGCCGTTGGCTTGACCTGTGTGCGGGCCCCGGTGGCAAGGCTGCGCTCATCGGGGCGATCGCGGCTATCGACGCCGCGGCGGTCGACGCCGTTGAAGTCAGCCCGCACCGCGCGGAGCTGATCTCCAAGACGGTGCGCGGCCTGCCGGTGACCGTCCACACTGCCGACGGGCGCGACCCGAAGCTCGAGCCTGGCTACGACCGCGTCCTGGTAGACGCCCCCTGCTCCGGGCTGGGCGCGCTGCGTCGGCGCCCAGAGGCGCGCTGGACGAAGTCCGAAGACGACATCGCGGAGCTGACCCAGCTGCAGGAAGAGCTGCTCGTATCCGCCGTGAACCTAGCCAAGCCGGGTGGGGTGGTGGTCTACTCCACGTGCTCGCCGGATGTGCGAGAGACCCGGGGAGTCGTGGAGAAGCTCCTGGCGAAAGGCGGCGTTGAGGAGCTCGACGCGCGGCAGTGGGCCGCCGGCATGGAGGATGTGGGCGAGGGCCCGAGCGTGCAGATGTGGCCGCACCGCCACGGCACCGACGCAATGTTCTTCGCTGTGCTGCGCAAAAGCTAA
- the ribD gene encoding bifunctional diaminohydroxyphosphoribosylaminopyrimidine deaminase/5-amino-6-(5-phosphoribosylamino)uracil reductase RibD: protein MTEELGAFSAAIEAGESVRGATSPNPPVGCALISASGELIATGATSPAGGPHAEVNALREAGERAQGATAVVTLEPCNHTGRTGPCSEALVEAGIRRVVYFTADPNEAAAGGADYLRAHGVEANFQPVRVAALQPWLRSVRLGRPSVTLKFASTLDGFTAAADGTSKWITGEDARELVHADRAKLDAIIVGTGTAIADNPSLTARFPGGTLREHQPRRVVVGSREVPEGNLTRLGFEQYATPAEALKALWETGARDVLVEGGAALAASFLELNLVDAVHAYIAPALLGAGRSVLDHAIAGTIADARRFRTTLVRPVGNDVFIEMERDVYGTR from the coding sequence GTGACCGAGGAACTCGGCGCCTTCTCCGCCGCGATCGAGGCCGGCGAGTCCGTCCGGGGCGCCACCTCGCCAAATCCTCCGGTGGGCTGCGCGCTCATTTCCGCCTCCGGCGAGCTCATCGCCACCGGCGCGACCTCGCCGGCAGGCGGGCCGCACGCGGAGGTCAACGCCCTGCGCGAAGCGGGCGAGCGCGCCCAAGGTGCTACTGCCGTGGTGACCCTGGAGCCGTGCAACCACACCGGCCGCACCGGTCCCTGCTCTGAGGCACTCGTGGAGGCGGGGATCCGGCGGGTGGTGTATTTCACCGCCGACCCCAACGAAGCGGCCGCCGGCGGGGCCGATTACCTGCGCGCCCACGGCGTCGAGGCGAACTTTCAGCCGGTGCGGGTCGCGGCGCTGCAGCCCTGGCTGCGCTCGGTGCGCCTGGGCCGGCCGAGCGTGACACTGAAGTTCGCCTCCACGCTCGATGGTTTCACCGCCGCGGCGGACGGCACGAGCAAGTGGATCACCGGCGAGGATGCCCGGGAGCTGGTGCACGCGGACCGCGCGAAGCTCGACGCGATCATCGTCGGCACCGGCACCGCGATCGCCGACAACCCGTCGCTGACCGCGCGGTTCCCGGGCGGCACCTTGCGCGAGCACCAGCCGCGCCGCGTGGTGGTCGGCTCCCGGGAAGTACCCGAGGGCAACCTTACTCGTTTGGGCTTCGAGCAGTACGCCACACCAGCGGAGGCGCTAAAAGCCCTTTGGGAGACCGGTGCGCGCGACGTGCTGGTGGAAGGCGGCGCGGCACTCGCCGCGAGCTTTCTCGAGCTGAATCTGGTTGACGCGGTGCATGCCTACATCGCGCCCGCGCTCCTCGGCGCCGGCCGCTCGGTGCTGGACCACGCCATTGCAGGCACTATCGCCGACGCCCGCCGCTTCCGCACCACGCTCGTGCGGCCGGTGGGAAACGACGTGTTCATAGAAATGGAGAGAGATGTTTACGGGACTCGTTGA
- a CDS encoding riboflavin synthase, with product MFTGLVEEIGVVEELEQLDDAVRIAVRAPKVTEDAAPGDSIAVDGVCLTVVDSVDGTFTADVMRETLDRSRLGTYKAGSRVNLERALAAGQRMGGHIVQGHVDGVADVVSRTPSEHWEVVRFTLPECLERYVVEKGSIAVNGTSLTVSAVGEGYFEVSLIPTTLRDTTAGELAPGDPVNLEVDIVAKYVEKMVQG from the coding sequence ATGTTTACGGGACTCGTTGAGGAAATCGGGGTGGTAGAGGAGCTTGAGCAGCTTGACGACGCCGTCCGGATCGCCGTCCGCGCCCCCAAAGTCACCGAAGATGCCGCACCCGGCGACTCGATCGCCGTGGACGGGGTGTGCCTGACGGTGGTGGACAGCGTCGACGGCACCTTTACCGCGGACGTGATGCGCGAAACCTTGGACCGCTCCCGGCTCGGCACCTACAAGGCTGGTTCCAGGGTGAACCTCGAGCGGGCGCTCGCCGCGGGCCAGCGCATGGGCGGCCACATCGTCCAGGGCCACGTCGACGGCGTGGCCGATGTGGTCTCGCGCACCCCGTCGGAGCACTGGGAGGTCGTGCGCTTCACGCTGCCGGAGTGCCTTGAACGCTACGTCGTCGAGAAAGGCTCCATCGCGGTCAACGGCACCTCGCTGACCGTCTCGGCGGTGGGCGAGGGCTACTTCGAGGTTTCGCTTATCCCAACCACGCTGCGCGACACCACCGCCGGCGAGCTCGCACCCGGCGACCCGGTGAACCTGGAGGTGGACATCGTGGCCAAATACGTTGAGAAAATGGTGCAGGGATAG
- the uvrC gene encoding excinuclease ABC subunit UvrC, translated as MADPQSYRPAPGTIPTDPGVYKFRDRDGRVIYVGKAKNLRARLNNYFQPPHTLHPRTRQMVYTGASVEWTVVASEVEALQLEYTWIKRFDPWFNVMYRDDKTYPMLAVSVRERYPRAFFYRGPKRKGVRYFGPYSHAWAVRETLDLLTRVFPIRTCSNGVFNRHESLGRPCLLGYIDKCAAPCVGRVDEADYDEIVQGFLGFMSGRTDQLVRGITAQMQEASENLEFEKAARLRDDLGAVNKVMERQTVVLGQDTDADVIAFDTDELEAAVQIFNVRDGRIRAQRGWVVEKTGDEPGAAERLDEGQQDPTLPTLMQNFLVQYYSDAVDRVRQEQEEDRTIEAQKVRRRGVDQESRAKAKTPMPVPREILVETLPAELPEVAELLAELRGGPVEIRVPQRGDKRALMETVHKNASEALHQHKLKRVGDLTARSQALQDIQDALGMDEAPLRIECTDISHIQGTDVVASLVVFEDGLPKKNDYRRYRIKEAAGDGRSDDVGSIAEVTQRRFKRYNEDKLANPDEVADAQTFADEADESTGAKRFAYPPQLFIVDGGKPQVNAAQAVFDELGIVDVQLIGLAKRLEEVWVPDDDEPVILPRNSEGMYLLQQIRDEAHRFAITYHRQQRSKRMRASALDAVPGLGPARRTDLVKHFGSVKKIKEASVEEIQQVKGVGPKLAETIYQHLHQ; from the coding sequence TTGGCGGACCCGCAAAGCTACCGCCCGGCGCCGGGCACCATCCCGACCGACCCCGGGGTATACAAGTTCCGCGACCGCGACGGCCGCGTCATCTACGTGGGCAAGGCCAAAAACCTGCGCGCGCGCCTGAACAACTACTTCCAGCCGCCGCACACGCTGCACCCGCGCACCCGCCAAATGGTCTATACCGGCGCCTCGGTGGAGTGGACCGTGGTGGCCTCCGAGGTGGAGGCGCTGCAGCTGGAGTACACCTGGATCAAGCGCTTCGACCCGTGGTTCAACGTCATGTACCGCGACGACAAGACGTACCCCATGCTCGCGGTGAGTGTGAGGGAGCGCTACCCGCGCGCGTTTTTCTACCGCGGGCCGAAGCGAAAGGGCGTGCGCTACTTCGGTCCGTACTCGCACGCGTGGGCGGTGCGCGAGACCCTCGACCTGCTCACGCGAGTGTTTCCCATCCGCACCTGTTCCAACGGCGTGTTCAACCGGCACGAGTCGCTGGGGCGGCCGTGCCTGCTCGGCTACATCGACAAGTGCGCCGCCCCGTGCGTCGGGCGCGTGGACGAGGCCGACTACGACGAGATCGTGCAGGGCTTTTTGGGCTTCATGTCGGGCCGCACCGACCAGCTCGTGCGCGGGATCACCGCGCAGATGCAGGAAGCTTCCGAGAACCTGGAGTTTGAGAAGGCCGCCAGGCTTCGCGACGACCTCGGCGCCGTAAACAAGGTCATGGAACGCCAGACTGTGGTTTTGGGGCAGGACACCGACGCCGACGTCATTGCCTTCGACACCGACGAGCTGGAAGCGGCGGTGCAGATCTTCAACGTCCGCGACGGGCGCATCCGCGCCCAGCGCGGCTGGGTAGTGGAGAAAACCGGCGACGAGCCCGGCGCCGCCGAGCGGCTCGACGAGGGGCAACAAGACCCCACTTTGCCCACACTCATGCAGAACTTCCTTGTGCAGTACTACTCCGACGCGGTGGATCGTGTGCGCCAGGAGCAGGAGGAAGACCGCACGATTGAGGCGCAGAAGGTGCGCCGCCGCGGCGTGGACCAGGAGTCGCGCGCGAAGGCAAAGACGCCGATGCCGGTGCCGCGCGAGATCCTCGTGGAAACGTTGCCTGCGGAGCTGCCAGAGGTCGCCGAGCTGCTCGCGGAGTTGCGCGGCGGCCCGGTGGAAATCCGTGTGCCGCAGCGCGGCGACAAGCGGGCGCTGATGGAGACGGTGCACAAGAACGCCTCTGAGGCACTGCACCAGCACAAACTCAAGCGCGTCGGCGACCTTACTGCCCGCTCTCAGGCGCTGCAGGACATCCAGGACGCCCTCGGCATGGACGAGGCGCCGCTGCGCATCGAGTGCACCGACATCTCGCACATCCAGGGCACGGACGTGGTGGCGTCGCTCGTCGTGTTCGAGGACGGCCTGCCCAAAAAGAACGACTACCGCCGCTACCGCATCAAGGAGGCCGCCGGCGACGGCCGCTCCGACGACGTCGGCTCGATCGCCGAGGTGACTCAGCGCCGCTTCAAGCGCTACAACGAGGACAAGCTGGCGAATCCGGATGAGGTCGCAGATGCGCAGACCTTCGCGGACGAGGCGGACGAGTCCACCGGCGCGAAGCGCTTCGCCTACCCGCCGCAGCTGTTCATCGTCGACGGCGGCAAGCCCCAGGTCAACGCCGCGCAAGCGGTGTTCGACGAGCTGGGCATCGTGGACGTGCAGCTCATCGGGTTAGCCAAGCGCCTGGAGGAGGTGTGGGTGCCGGACGACGACGAGCCGGTCATCCTGCCGCGCAACTCCGAGGGCATGTACCTGCTGCAGCAGATCCGCGACGAGGCGCACCGCTTCGCCATCACCTACCACCGCCAGCAGCGCTCCAAGCGGATGCGCGCATCCGCGCTGGATGCCGTGCCGGGGCTTGGCCCCGCCCGTCGCACGGACCTGGTCAAGCACTTCGGGTCCGTGAAGAAGATCAAGGAGGCCTCGGTGGAGGAGATCCAGCAGGTCAAGGGCGTCGGCCCGAAACTCGCGGAGACTATCTACCAGCACCTGCACCAGTAA
- the rpe gene encoding ribulose-phosphate 3-epimerase produces the protein MIQIAPSILAANYAALGDDVRKVANADLIHVDIMDGHFVPNLSFGPDVTKAVNGVTDQFLDMHLMIEEPERWLETYVNAGGDRLVFHVEAVGDHVAAAKQCRELGVQSGFAIKPGTAIEPYLDDLEHFDQVMVMSVEPGFGGQKFMPEVLSKVMVLRDRIKEASLDTIIGIDGGIAGATIAQAAEAGVDAFVAGSAVFGADNPAEAVERLRELAREAAQG, from the coding sequence ATGATTCAGATCGCCCCATCAATTCTGGCCGCGAACTACGCCGCGCTCGGCGACGACGTGCGCAAGGTGGCTAACGCGGACCTGATCCACGTGGACATCATGGACGGACACTTCGTGCCCAACCTCTCCTTCGGCCCGGACGTGACCAAGGCGGTCAACGGCGTCACCGACCAGTTCCTGGACATGCACCTGATGATCGAGGAGCCGGAGCGTTGGCTTGAAACCTACGTCAACGCCGGCGGCGACCGTCTCGTCTTCCACGTCGAAGCCGTGGGCGACCACGTCGCGGCCGCGAAGCAGTGCCGCGAGCTGGGCGTGCAGTCCGGATTTGCAATCAAGCCCGGTACCGCGATTGAGCCATACCTGGACGATCTGGAGCACTTCGACCAGGTCATGGTCATGAGCGTGGAGCCCGGTTTCGGCGGCCAGAAGTTCATGCCGGAGGTGTTGAGCAAGGTGATGGTGCTGCGCGACCGCATCAAGGAGGCGAGCTTGGACACCATCATCGGCATTGACGGCGGCATCGCGGGCGCGACCATCGCGCAGGCTGCGGAGGCTGGCGTGGATGCGTTCGTGGCCGGTTCCGCAGTCTTCGGCGCCGACAACCCGGCAGAGGCGGTGGAGCGCCTGCGCGAGCTCGCCCGGGAGGCGGCGCAAGGGTGA
- a CDS encoding bifunctional 3,4-dihydroxy-2-butanone-4-phosphate synthase/GTP cyclohydrolase II — protein MTLNTVEEALAAIRAGKGVVVVDSEDRENEGDLIFAAEDATPELVAFMVRHTSGYICVSMSDERATALELPPMMANNQDLHGTAYAVTVDADTGTTGISARSRATTIALLADDSATAASFTRPGHVVPLRAKAGGVLERPGHTEAAVDLARLAGKTPVGALCEIVSEDDPTDMARFDELRRFADSHGLPMISIEQLAEYRRHHERTVERVTQAKLPTEFGEFTAVGYRDTVFGVEHVALVAGGVEKLREAQDVLVRVHSECLTGDVFASTRCDCGPQLRESMRRIQTAGRGVVVYLRGHEGRGVGLMAKLQAYRLQDAGLDTVDANLEQGLPADAREYSAAGQILADLGVDTFELLTNNPDKSDALAGYGPQVARRSRIEIVPTHDNIEYLRTKRDRMGHDLPGVAEWLHAHPGYGT, from the coding sequence ATGACTTTGAATACGGTCGAGGAGGCTCTCGCCGCCATCCGCGCTGGCAAGGGCGTTGTCGTGGTGGACAGCGAGGACCGCGAGAACGAGGGCGACCTCATCTTCGCCGCCGAGGACGCCACCCCGGAACTGGTTGCCTTTATGGTGCGCCACACCTCCGGCTACATCTGTGTGTCCATGTCGGACGAGCGCGCCACCGCGCTCGAGCTGCCGCCAATGATGGCGAACAACCAGGACCTGCACGGCACCGCGTACGCCGTCACCGTGGACGCAGACACCGGCACCACCGGCATTTCCGCGCGCTCGCGCGCAACGACGATCGCTTTGCTTGCCGACGACTCCGCCACCGCCGCGTCCTTCACCCGCCCCGGCCACGTGGTGCCCCTGCGGGCCAAAGCCGGCGGCGTGCTGGAACGTCCGGGCCACACGGAGGCGGCCGTGGACCTGGCGCGGCTCGCGGGCAAGACCCCGGTTGGTGCGCTGTGCGAGATTGTCTCCGAGGATGACCCGACGGACATGGCGCGTTTCGACGAGCTGCGCCGGTTCGCCGACAGCCACGGGCTGCCAATGATCTCCATCGAGCAGCTGGCTGAGTACCGTCGCCACCACGAGCGAACCGTCGAGCGTGTCACGCAGGCGAAGCTTCCCACCGAGTTCGGCGAGTTCACCGCGGTGGGCTACCGCGACACTGTCTTCGGGGTGGAGCATGTGGCGTTGGTCGCCGGAGGCGTCGAGAAGCTGCGGGAAGCACAAGACGTGCTGGTGCGGGTGCACTCCGAGTGCCTCACCGGCGACGTCTTCGCCTCCACGCGCTGCGACTGCGGCCCGCAGCTGCGCGAATCCATGCGGCGCATCCAGACCGCCGGCCGTGGTGTGGTGGTCTACCTGCGTGGGCACGAGGGCCGAGGTGTCGGACTGATGGCGAAACTGCAGGCATACCGGCTGCAGGACGCGGGCCTGGACACCGTGGACGCGAACCTGGAGCAGGGCCTGCCGGCGGACGCACGGGAGTACTCCGCGGCCGGGCAGATCCTGGCGGATCTGGGGGTGGACACCTTCGAGCTGCTCACCAACAACCCGGACAAGTCCGACGCGCTGGCGGGCTACGGCCCCCAGGTGGCGCGCCGCAGTAGGATCGAGATCGTTCCCACACACGACAACATCGAGTACCTGCGCACCAAGCGCGACCGGATGGGCCACGACCTGCCTGGCGTGGCCGAGTGGCTCCACGCCCATCCGGGGTACGGAACCTAA
- a CDS encoding PH domain-containing protein yields MAEQHQTAGLSGRDEIAYLNALDPHATTTTKPWELELTSKFLRKVAVGWIVVVMAVHVFMSWAVDAEFTGVAITSMDKFAFIGVGLIISLLSWIALTRPRVRANEDGVQVRNIIGTRFYPWTVIYGLSFPKGSRMARLELPEFEYVPLWAIQSGDKEHALKAVEEFRALEAKYMPQD; encoded by the coding sequence GTGGCTGAACAGCACCAAACCGCGGGACTTTCGGGCCGGGACGAGATTGCCTACCTCAACGCGCTCGACCCGCACGCCACCACCACCACGAAACCCTGGGAACTCGAGCTGACCTCGAAGTTTCTGCGCAAGGTGGCCGTGGGTTGGATTGTTGTGGTCATGGCTGTGCACGTGTTCATGTCCTGGGCCGTGGACGCCGAGTTCACCGGCGTGGCCATCACCAGCATGGACAAGTTCGCCTTCATCGGTGTCGGCCTGATCATCTCCTTGCTGTCCTGGATCGCGCTGACGCGCCCGCGGGTGCGCGCGAATGAGGACGGTGTGCAGGTGCGCAACATCATCGGCACCCGCTTCTACCCGTGGACCGTGATCTACGGGCTGAGCTTTCCGAAGGGCTCGCGCATGGCCCGCCTTGAGCTGCCGGAGTTCGAGTACGTGCCCCTGTGGGCCATCCAGTCCGGCGACAAGGAGCACGCCTTGAAGGCCGTGGAAGAGTTCCGCGCGCTCGAAGCCAAGTACATGCCGCAGGACTAA
- a CDS encoding gluconeogenesis factor YvcK family protein, with product MSHTSFTCLGGGHGLYQTLTAARQAGASTINAVVTVADDGGSSGRLRREMEIVPPGDLRMALAALTADGEGGAQWRDTLQHRFGGHGAMAGHALGNLLITGLAERLGDTQAALDQVAAWTGSAGRVIPVCPQPLDIEADVAGLDDDPRVLRSVRGQVAVATTPGAVRRVRLTPAQPAASKAAVQAIMDADVVTIGPGSWFSSVIPHILVPDIAQALNETSATVVVILNLSPEAGETHGFTTERHIHVFSQHAPQLDVDYFLADENTATSEGERDNIARAASRLDAKVVFAPMREIDAEGAPLNRHDPMQLAAALKALRPAR from the coding sequence TTGAGCCATACGTCGTTCACCTGCCTTGGGGGAGGGCACGGCCTGTACCAGACGCTCACCGCTGCGCGTCAAGCCGGCGCGTCCACGATCAACGCCGTGGTCACCGTGGCGGACGACGGCGGCTCCTCGGGACGCCTGCGCCGCGAGATGGAGATCGTTCCGCCGGGGGATCTGCGCATGGCGCTCGCGGCCTTAACCGCCGACGGTGAGGGCGGCGCCCAGTGGCGCGACACCCTGCAGCACCGCTTCGGCGGGCACGGCGCCATGGCTGGCCACGCACTAGGAAATCTCCTGATCACGGGGCTGGCGGAGCGACTCGGGGACACCCAGGCCGCGCTGGATCAGGTTGCGGCGTGGACCGGATCCGCCGGCCGCGTGATCCCGGTGTGCCCGCAGCCACTGGACATCGAGGCGGACGTGGCGGGCCTTGACGACGACCCGCGCGTGCTGCGCTCCGTGCGCGGCCAAGTGGCGGTTGCCACCACGCCAGGGGCGGTGCGGCGCGTTCGCCTTACCCCGGCCCAGCCGGCGGCGAGCAAGGCGGCGGTGCAAGCGATCATGGATGCGGACGTGGTGACCATCGGCCCGGGCTCCTGGTTCTCCTCGGTGATTCCGCACATCCTCGTGCCCGACATCGCGCAGGCGCTCAACGAAACCTCGGCGACGGTGGTGGTAATCCTGAACCTTTCGCCGGAGGCGGGGGAGACCCACGGGTTCACCACCGAGCGGCACATCCACGTTTTCTCCCAGCACGCCCCGCAGTTGGACGTGGACTACTTCCTCGCCGACGAGAACACCGCCACCTCCGAGGGTGAGCGCGACAACATTGCGCGCGCCGCATCCCGTCTCGACGCAAAGGTAGTCTTCGCTCCCATGCGCGAAATCGACGCCGAAGGCGCCCCGCTGAACCGCCACGACCCGATGCAATTGGCAGCTGCACTCAAGGCCCTCCGGCCGGCACGCTAG